From Nguyenibacter vanlangensis, one genomic window encodes:
- the rsmH gene encoding 16S rRNA (cytosine(1402)-N(4))-methyltransferase RsmH, with protein sequence MTTPPAGHRPGHVPVMLAEVLAMLQPRDGAAYLDGTFGGGGYARAILSAARCTLWAIDRDPAAIRRGHALQSELRAQEGETRLHMIHGGFGDMQALLQARHVPALDGVVLDLGVSSFQLDEVERGFSFRTDGPLDMRMDDTGPTAADIVNTMAESDLADVIYEYGEERLSRRVARAIVAARAQAPILTTFQLADIIRSVVPADRSGIDPATRSFQGIRIHVNDELGQIAAGLDQALGLLAPGGRLVVVSFHSLEDRLVKQALNRAAGRLPAPSRHDPRAMQARAAAPSYRLLTTRALRPGAAECHANPRARSARLRAAERLPLPDITDNQPERRP encoded by the coding sequence ATGACCACGCCCCCCGCCGGCCACCGTCCCGGCCATGTCCCCGTCATGCTGGCCGAGGTGCTGGCGATGCTGCAGCCGCGCGACGGCGCCGCCTATCTCGACGGCACGTTCGGCGGTGGCGGCTATGCCCGCGCCATCCTGTCGGCGGCCCGCTGCACCCTCTGGGCCATCGACCGCGATCCCGCCGCCATCCGTCGCGGCCACGCGCTGCAATCCGAACTGCGCGCGCAAGAGGGCGAAACCCGCCTGCACATGATCCATGGCGGCTTCGGCGACATGCAGGCCCTGCTGCAGGCGCGCCACGTCCCGGCCCTCGACGGGGTGGTGCTCGATCTCGGCGTGTCCTCCTTCCAACTGGACGAGGTCGAGCGCGGCTTCTCCTTCCGCACCGACGGCCCGCTGGACATGCGCATGGACGACACCGGCCCGACCGCCGCCGACATCGTCAATACGATGGCCGAATCGGACCTCGCCGACGTCATCTATGAATATGGCGAGGAACGGCTGTCCCGCCGCGTCGCCCGCGCCATCGTCGCGGCCCGCGCCCAGGCGCCGATCCTGACCACGTTCCAGCTCGCCGACATCATCCGTTCGGTCGTGCCCGCCGACCGCTCGGGCATCGACCCGGCCACCCGGTCGTTCCAGGGCATCCGCATCCATGTGAACGACGAACTCGGGCAGATCGCCGCGGGCCTCGACCAGGCGCTGGGCCTGCTCGCCCCCGGCGGCCGGCTGGTCGTCGTCTCCTTCCATTCGCTCGAGGACCGGCTGGTCAAGCAGGCGCTGAACCGCGCCGCCGGGCGCCTGCCCGCCCCCTCGCGCCACGACCCCAGGGCGATGCAGGCCCGCGCGGCCGCACCGTCCTACCGCCTGCTCACCACCCGCGCCCTGCGCCCCGGCGCGGCCGAATGCCACGCCAACCCCCGCGCCCGCAGCGCCCGCCTGCGCGCGGCCGAACGCCTTCCCCTCCCGGACATAACCGACAACCAGCCGGAACGCCGCCCATGA
- the mraZ gene encoding division/cell wall cluster transcriptional repressor MraZ, translating to MSVFLGTHQNRLDAKGRVSIPAPFRTALRAQAQAGDALVVLRPSHQHPCIEAWPTAAFAALSQPLDRLDMFSDEHDDMAAALYADAFPVDADREGRIILPDALKEHATLTDSVAFMGLGRIFQIWEPAAAERRRAEARTRSRNLALPAQNRAHSHVQNHAQQGGSTHGGTNGGGAA from the coding sequence GTGAGTGTGTTCCTCGGCACCCATCAGAACCGCCTCGACGCCAAGGGCCGCGTGTCGATCCCGGCTCCCTTCCGCACGGCCCTGCGCGCCCAGGCCCAGGCCGGCGACGCCCTGGTCGTCCTGCGCCCCTCGCACCAGCATCCCTGCATCGAGGCCTGGCCCACCGCCGCCTTCGCGGCCCTCAGCCAGCCGCTCGACCGGCTGGACATGTTCTCCGACGAACATGACGACATGGCCGCCGCCCTCTATGCCGACGCCTTCCCCGTCGACGCCGACCGCGAGGGACGGATCATCCTGCCCGACGCGCTGAAGGAACACGCCACCCTGACCGACAGCGTCGCCTTCATGGGGCTGGGCCGCATCTTCCAGATCTGGGAACCCGCCGCCGCCGAACGCCGCCGCGCCGAGGCCCGCACCCGCTCGCGCAATCTCGCCCTGCCGGCCCAGAACCGCGCCCATAGTCACGTTCAGAATCACGCTCAGCAAGGCGGCAGCACCCACGGCGGGACCAACGGCGGAGGCGCCGCATGA
- a CDS encoding alpha/beta hydrolase yields MAQSGSGAGAARPGAARLEAGRLGLASRLVLGHLSGRASLRARRPRTLAELRRALDRPCFPQALSSLPLRRVMALRVPGATELRPARLYLPHGKVRGAVLFLHGGGFVHCGLNSHHGICCRLARASGAAVLSFDYRLAPEHRFPAAVEDSWAALRWLAGESWRWGGGLAVAGDSAGGNLAAVLAHLARDRGGPELALQLLYYPSLYGAREVPSRRIHAEGYMLTARLMEWYAEQYVRTPEDLYHPLMAPVFAESLAGLAPAVIVPAEFDPLHDEATGYAQAMRAAGGQAELRCYPGTIHGYLNMYSVMPAGRAAIRFGGRRLRSALAG; encoded by the coding sequence ATGGCGCAATCGGGCTCGGGCGCGGGCGCGGCGCGGCCGGGAGCGGCGCGATTGGAAGCCGGGCGATTGGGGCTGGCGTCGCGGCTGGTGCTGGGGCATCTGTCCGGCCGGGCGTCGCTGCGCGCGCGCCGGCCGCGCACGCTGGCGGAATTGCGGCGGGCGCTGGACCGGCCCTGTTTTCCGCAGGCCCTGTCCAGCCTGCCGCTGCGCCGGGTGATGGCGCTGCGGGTGCCGGGGGCGACCGAGCTGCGGCCCGCGCGGCTGTACCTGCCCCATGGGAAGGTGCGCGGGGCGGTGCTGTTTCTACATGGCGGCGGATTCGTGCATTGCGGGTTGAATTCGCATCACGGGATCTGCTGCCGGCTGGCGCGGGCATCGGGGGCGGCGGTGCTGTCCTTCGATTACCGTCTGGCGCCGGAGCATCGCTTTCCGGCGGCGGTCGAGGATAGCTGGGCGGCGCTGCGCTGGCTGGCGGGCGAGTCCTGGCGGTGGGGCGGCGGGCTGGCGGTGGCCGGGGACAGCGCCGGGGGGAACCTGGCGGCGGTGCTGGCGCACCTGGCTCGGGATCGGGGCGGGCCCGAACTGGCGCTGCAGTTGCTGTATTATCCGTCGCTCTACGGGGCGCGGGAGGTGCCGTCGCGGCGGATCCACGCGGAGGGATACATGCTGACGGCCCGGCTGATGGAATGGTACGCCGAGCAATATGTCCGCACGCCGGAGGACCTGTACCATCCGCTGATGGCGCCGGTCTTTGCCGAATCGCTGGCCGGGCTGGCGCCGGCGGTGATCGTGCCGGCGGAATTCGATCCGCTGCATGACGAGGCCACGGGATACGCCCAGGCGATGCGTGCGGCGGGCGGGCAGGCCGAGCTGCGCTGCTATCCGGGCACGATCCACGGCTATCTGAACATGTATTCCGTCATGCCGGCGGGCAGGGCGGCGATCCGCTTCGGCGGGCGGAGGCTGCGCTCGGCCCTGGCGGGGTAG
- the petA gene encoding ubiquinol-cytochrome c reductase iron-sulfur subunit → MTTRGDPPPMHAATPTDGKRRDFLTLVTLAAGGAGAAAFAWPFLDSLRPADSGAARAPVDVDVSKLPPGQQITVVWHGSPVFITHRTPQALARLRDPALAARLRDPTSRALQQPPYADNWHRSIVPDYGVVVGICTHLGCVPAYAPAPDPATPVANWPGGYACPCHGSKFDLAGRVFIGAPAPYNLPVPPYSMAGPTTIRLGQNPPGTSFDFASIQQI, encoded by the coding sequence ATGACGACCCGGGGCGATCCTCCTCCCATGCACGCCGCCACCCCCACGGACGGCAAACGGCGCGACTTCCTCACCCTGGTCACGCTGGCCGCCGGCGGGGCGGGGGCGGCCGCCTTCGCCTGGCCGTTCCTCGACTCCCTGCGCCCGGCCGATTCCGGCGCCGCCCGCGCCCCGGTCGATGTCGACGTCTCCAAGCTCCCTCCGGGGCAGCAGATCACCGTCGTCTGGCACGGCAGTCCGGTCTTCATCACCCACCGCACGCCCCAGGCCCTGGCCCGGCTGCGGGATCCTGCCCTGGCCGCCCGCCTGCGCGACCCCACGTCGCGCGCGCTGCAACAGCCGCCCTACGCCGACAACTGGCACCGCTCCATCGTCCCGGACTATGGCGTGGTGGTCGGCATCTGCACCCATCTGGGCTGCGTGCCGGCCTATGCCCCGGCGCCGGACCCCGCCACCCCGGTCGCCAACTGGCCGGGCGGCTATGCCTGCCCTTGCCACGGCTCGAAATTCGACCTGGCCGGCCGCGTCTTCATCGGCGCGCCCGCCCCCTACAACCTGCCGGTGCCGCCTTATTCCATGGCCGGCCCGACCACCATCCGCCTCGGCCAGAACCCGCCCGGGACCAGTTTCGACTTCGCCTCCATCCAGCAGATCTGA